The following are encoded in a window of Halorarum salinum genomic DNA:
- a CDS encoding universal stress protein — MSTLEFTDVLVPTDGSETADAALGTALSLASHVGARVHVLSVVNPYVLSKVTDVEARRSEAEETVEGAADRAREAGVPVETAVSVGAPHEAIAGYVTDHGVDVVVMGTHGRTGVGRALMGSVTEKTVRTVRVPVLTVHEEGPRFEPSRVLLATDGSGPAARAERVGLALAGEFGATVEAVSVVDTAPLTAGSDPVGQGTRALQDVREALTEGAEDAVATVEADGEAAGVTVETTVGEGRPHERILAAARERDADVIVIGTHGRGGFERFVLGSVAEKVLRLSDRPVLVVPSDGTDSGA; from the coding sequence ATGTCGACCCTCGAGTTCACGGACGTCCTCGTCCCGACCGACGGCAGCGAGACGGCCGACGCCGCGCTCGGGACCGCGCTATCGCTCGCCTCCCACGTCGGCGCCAGGGTGCACGTCCTCTCGGTCGTGAACCCGTACGTGCTCTCGAAGGTGACGGACGTCGAAGCGCGCCGGTCGGAGGCCGAGGAGACCGTCGAGGGGGCGGCCGACCGCGCCCGGGAGGCGGGGGTACCGGTCGAGACGGCGGTGAGCGTGGGCGCCCCGCACGAGGCCATCGCGGGGTACGTCACGGACCACGGCGTCGACGTCGTCGTGATGGGGACCCACGGGCGGACCGGCGTCGGCCGGGCGCTCATGGGGAGCGTCACGGAGAAGACCGTCCGCACGGTCCGCGTTCCGGTGTTGACCGTCCACGAGGAGGGGCCACGGTTCGAGCCGTCCCGGGTGTTGCTCGCGACCGACGGCAGCGGACCGGCGGCGCGGGCCGAGCGCGTGGGGCTCGCGCTCGCCGGCGAGTTCGGCGCGACCGTCGAGGCGGTGAGCGTCGTCGACACCGCCCCGCTGACCGCCGGGAGCGACCCGGTCGGCCAGGGGACACGCGCCCTCCAGGACGTTCGTGAGGCGCTGACCGAAGGGGCCGAGGACGCGGTCGCGACGGTCGAAGCGGACGGCGAGGCGGCCGGCGTGACCGTCGAGACGACCGTCGGCGAGGGTCGCCCCCACGAGCGGATCCTCGCGGCCGCCAGGGAGCGCGACGCGGACGTGATCGTGATCGGCACCCATGGTCGCGGTGGCTTCGAGCGGTTCGTCCTCGGGAGCGTCGCCGAGAAGGTGCTCCGGCTCTCCGACCGGCCGGTGCTGGTGGTGCCCTCGGACGGGACTGACTCGGGAGCGTAG
- a CDS encoding DUF357 domain-containing protein: MPADLDEKTTRYGEMLADALAEAEIVVPEGTPLHDAALECREMAVSYLEDGRHFREADDPVNALAAYSYGYGWLDCGVRLGLFAVPDDTDLFTS; encoded by the coding sequence ATGCCAGCCGACCTCGACGAGAAGACGACCCGATACGGCGAGATGCTCGCGGACGCGCTCGCCGAGGCCGAGATCGTCGTCCCCGAGGGGACGCCCCTCCACGACGCCGCCCTCGAGTGCCGCGAGATGGCGGTCTCCTACCTCGAGGACGGCCGGCACTTCCGCGAGGCCGACGACCCGGTGAACGCGCTGGCCGCCTACTCGTACGGCTACGGCTGGCTCGACTGCGGGGTCCGACTCGGCCTGTTCGCCGTCCCGGACGACACCGACCTGTTCACGAGCTGA
- a CDS encoding NAD(P)/FAD-dependent oxidoreductase, which translates to MSDAADAVEHRKLIVAGTGSAGLTAAIYAARSNDEPLVFEGDEPGGQLTLTSEVENFPGFPEGINGAEFINRTKEQAKRFGAEVKNGVVASVDDSSRPFRVELTNGDVYTADAVIAASGASARTLGIPGEDELMGYGLSTCATCDGAFFRGEDMLVVGGGDAACEEAVFLTKFADTVYLAHRRDEFRAEDYWVDRLMEHVEEGDIELMLNTEVTDLHGTREDGVESVTLVRHPEGYPTDRLDDPETEEWEFEVGAAFYAIGHTPNTDYLRDTGVELDAEGYIKTLGGAGGGQTRTDVEGIFGAGDVVDFHYQQAVTAAGMGCEAAIDADDYLDELERTEAAGGEPVTAESDD; encoded by the coding sequence ATGAGTGACGCCGCCGACGCCGTCGAACACAGGAAGTTGATCGTCGCCGGAACGGGCTCCGCGGGGCTCACCGCGGCCATCTACGCCGCGCGGTCGAACGACGAGCCGCTCGTCTTCGAGGGCGACGAGCCGGGCGGACAGCTCACGCTCACCTCCGAGGTGGAGAACTTCCCGGGCTTCCCGGAGGGGATCAACGGCGCGGAGTTCATCAACCGGACCAAGGAGCAGGCGAAGCGCTTCGGCGCCGAGGTGAAGAACGGCGTCGTGGCGTCGGTCGACGACTCCTCGCGCCCGTTCCGCGTCGAGTTGACGAACGGGGACGTCTACACCGCCGACGCGGTCATCGCCGCGTCGGGCGCCAGCGCCCGGACGCTCGGGATTCCGGGCGAGGACGAACTGATGGGCTACGGGCTCTCGACGTGTGCGACCTGCGACGGGGCGTTCTTCCGCGGCGAGGACATGCTCGTCGTCGGCGGCGGCGACGCGGCCTGCGAGGAGGCCGTCTTCCTCACGAAGTTCGCGGACACGGTGTACCTCGCGCACCGGCGCGACGAGTTCCGCGCGGAGGACTACTGGGTCGACCGCCTGATGGAGCACGTCGAGGAGGGCGACATCGAACTCATGCTCAACACCGAGGTCACGGATCTGCACGGGACGCGCGAGGACGGCGTCGAGTCGGTCACGCTCGTCCGGCATCCGGAGGGCTACCCGACGGACCGCCTCGACGACCCCGAGACGGAGGAGTGGGAGTTCGAGGTCGGCGCGGCGTTCTACGCAATCGGGCACACGCCCAACACCGACTACCTCCGGGACACGGGCGTCGAACTCGACGCGGAGGGGTACATCAAGACCCTCGGCGGCGCGGGCGGCGGCCAGACCCGGACGGACGTGGAGGGGATCTTCGGCGCCGGCGACGTGGTCGACTTCCACTACCAGCAGGCGGTCACCGCCGCCGGAATGGGCTGTGAGGCGGCGATCGACGCCGACGACTACCTCGACGAACTGGAGCGGACGGAGGCGGCGGGCGGCGAACCCGTAACCGCCGAAAGCGACGACTGA
- a CDS encoding DUF7545 family protein has translation MVDTETYTVEGPDGDSDAVELPAGLVDMLAEQGEEPSHVVTDVILQAFAQQAHAIAHHSQGETPDDVEEINEKAEELFEERFGQSLQDAMGHSH, from the coding sequence ATGGTTGACACGGAAACCTACACAGTCGAAGGACCCGACGGCGACTCCGACGCCGTCGAACTGCCCGCCGGCCTCGTCGACATGCTGGCCGAGCAGGGCGAGGAGCCGAGCCACGTCGTCACCGACGTGATCCTCCAGGCGTTCGCCCAGCAGGCCCACGCCATCGCTCACCACTCCCAGGGGGAGACGCCCGACGACGTCGAGGAGATCAACGAGAAGGCCGAGGAGCTGTTCGAGGAGCGCTTCGGGCAGAGCCTGCAGGACGCGATGGGTCACTCGCACTGA
- a CDS encoding ZIP family metal transporter, which produces MVAPDALVVVAIAGSLTALATGLGALPFFVVDDLSDGWNVALWGLASGIMVAASVFGLIFEGLAEGTALRVGAGALAGAVLVAVAHEVVMDADVDPREYEEADFRKLVLVLGVLTVHSFPEGVAVDVSFAELGLDGGIPLLGLSVPLLAVFMTVAISVHNVPEGVAVSIPLRAMGVSPPRMVWWAVFSSLPQPIGAVVAFGFVRYARAFLPVGFGFAAGAMVYLVLTEFVPEALETGADLPGGGKRELAAGVAAGVLGTVPLLWI; this is translated from the coding sequence ATGGTCGCGCCGGACGCCCTCGTCGTCGTCGCCATCGCCGGGTCGCTGACGGCGCTCGCGACGGGGCTCGGCGCCCTGCCGTTCTTCGTCGTCGACGACCTCTCCGACGGGTGGAACGTCGCGCTGTGGGGACTCGCCTCGGGAATCATGGTCGCGGCCTCGGTGTTCGGACTCATCTTCGAGGGGCTGGCCGAGGGGACGGCGCTCCGCGTCGGGGCCGGCGCGCTCGCCGGGGCCGTGCTGGTCGCGGTCGCCCACGAGGTGGTGATGGACGCCGACGTCGACCCGAGGGAGTACGAGGAGGCCGACTTCCGGAAGCTGGTGCTCGTCCTCGGCGTCCTCACGGTCCACTCGTTCCCCGAGGGCGTCGCGGTCGACGTCTCCTTCGCCGAACTCGGCCTCGACGGCGGGATCCCGCTGCTCGGGCTCTCCGTCCCGCTGCTCGCGGTGTTCATGACCGTCGCCATCTCCGTCCACAACGTCCCGGAGGGGGTGGCGGTGTCCATCCCCCTGCGCGCCATGGGCGTCTCGCCGCCGCGGATGGTGTGGTGGGCGGTGTTCTCCAGCCTCCCGCAGCCGATCGGCGCGGTCGTCGCGTTCGGCTTCGTCAGGTACGCGCGGGCGTTCCTCCCCGTCGGGTTCGGCTTCGCGGCCGGCGCGATGGTGTATCTCGTGCTCACGGAGTTCGTCCCGGAGGCGCTGGAGACGGGCGCGGACCTCCCCGGCGGCGGGAAGCGCGAACTGGCGGCCGGCGTCGCCGCGGGCGTGCTCGGGACGGTCCCGCTGCTGTGGATTTAG
- a CDS encoding M24 family metallopeptidase, with translation MSPHERRTREAQARLRERGDDCLVLFPSTNLRYLSGFDEHPGERHLLLFVPAAGRDAAGGTGGSDESDGDPDPVFLVPELYGEQVREESWVPDVRTWADDADPRAALASVLEDLGVDGGRVLVDDTMHARFSLDLRAALPGAAFGLASEVLADLRVRKDEAELDAMRRAGEAADAVVEDLRERDADVVGDTESELAAYVADRLAATGGTGVSFETIVGSGPNGAMPHHAHGDRAIRAGDPVVLDFGTRVDGYPSDQTRTLAFGADENGPGGEFRAVHDVVREAQRAAVEAVEPGVTAGEVDAAARTVIEEAGYGEEFIHRTGHGVGLDVHEEPYVVAGSDRELEAGMVFSVEPGVYLPGEFGVRIEDLVVVTDDGHERLNRTDRGWRC, from the coding sequence ATGAGCCCCCACGAGCGCCGGACGCGCGAGGCGCAGGCCCGCCTCCGCGAACGCGGCGACGACTGCCTGGTCCTCTTCCCGAGCACGAACCTCCGGTACCTCTCCGGGTTCGACGAGCACCCAGGCGAGCGGCATCTGCTGCTGTTCGTCCCGGCCGCGGGGCGGGACGCGGCGGGAGGGACGGGCGGGTCGGACGAATCCGACGGCGACCCCGATCCGGTCTTTCTCGTCCCCGAACTGTACGGCGAGCAGGTGCGCGAGGAGTCGTGGGTGCCGGACGTGCGGACGTGGGCGGACGACGCGGACCCGCGGGCGGCCCTGGCGTCGGTCCTCGAGGATCTGGGGGTCGACGGCGGGCGCGTCCTCGTCGACGACACGATGCACGCCCGGTTCTCCCTCGACCTGCGCGCGGCGCTCCCGGGCGCCGCGTTCGGGCTGGCCTCCGAGGTGCTCGCGGACCTCCGCGTCCGCAAGGACGAGGCGGAACTCGACGCGATGCGGCGGGCGGGAGAGGCGGCCGACGCCGTCGTCGAGGACCTGCGGGAGCGGGACGCCGACGTGGTGGGCGACACCGAGTCGGAACTGGCGGCGTACGTCGCCGACAGGCTGGCGGCCACCGGCGGGACGGGCGTCTCCTTCGAGACCATCGTCGGCTCCGGGCCGAACGGCGCGATGCCCCACCACGCGCACGGCGACCGGGCGATCCGGGCGGGCGACCCGGTCGTGCTCGACTTCGGAACGCGCGTCGACGGCTACCCCTCCGATCAGACCCGGACGCTGGCGTTCGGCGCGGACGAAAACGGGCCGGGCGGGGAGTTCCGGGCGGTCCACGACGTGGTGCGCGAGGCGCAGCGGGCGGCCGTCGAGGCCGTCGAACCGGGCGTCACCGCGGGCGAGGTCGACGCGGCCGCCCGCACGGTTATCGAGGAGGCGGGCTACGGCGAGGAGTTCATCCACCGGACGGGCCACGGCGTCGGGCTGGACGTCCACGAGGAGCCGTACGTCGTCGCCGGGAGCGACCGCGAACTGGAGGCGGGGATGGTCTTCAGCGTCGAACCGGGCGTCTACCTCCCCGGCGAGTTCGGGGTCCGCATCGAGGACCTCGTCGTCGTCACCGACGACGGCCACGAGCGGCTGAACCGGACCGACCGCGGCTGGCGCTGCTGA
- a CDS encoding carbohydrate kinase family protein yields MRLVVGEAIVDLHPAETGDAGSADAYARRAGGAPANVAVGLSRLGDAPLFRTRLGEDGFGDFLAATLADEGVPADLVERDPDAPTGLAVVGRDAGGDRSFSLYLDGTASVGLRPGSVDDATLAGVDWVHIGGVLLAFEPARSATIDLLERVPDGTSVSFDPNARPGLGRGFDYGATLERVLPLVDVVVASGEDVRPAGFAGDPPELARSLVAAGAHTAVLTRGAAGAYGFATDDAPWGGAEADHGGFPVDAVDTTGAGDAFTAGAVTALSEGRPFADALAYANAVAAASTTAEGAMTALPDREAVEGLLAGE; encoded by the coding sequence GTGAGGCTCGTCGTGGGCGAGGCGATCGTGGACCTCCACCCCGCCGAGACGGGGGACGCCGGAAGCGCCGACGCGTACGCGCGCAGAGCCGGCGGCGCGCCCGCGAACGTCGCCGTCGGCCTCTCTCGGCTGGGGGACGCACCGCTGTTCCGGACGCGCCTCGGGGAGGACGGCTTCGGCGACTTCCTCGCCGCGACGCTCGCGGACGAGGGGGTGCCGGCTGACCTGGTCGAACGGGACCCCGACGCGCCGACGGGCCTCGCCGTCGTCGGACGCGACGCCGGGGGTGACCGCTCGTTCTCCCTCTACCTCGACGGCACCGCGAGCGTCGGCCTCCGGCCGGGAAGCGTGGACGACGCGACGCTCGCCGGGGTCGACTGGGTCCATATCGGCGGCGTCCTGCTGGCGTTCGAACCGGCCCGCTCGGCGACGATCGACCTCCTCGAGCGGGTTCCCGACGGGACGTCCGTCTCGTTCGACCCGAACGCCCGACCCGGACTCGGGCGCGGGTTCGACTACGGGGCAACCCTGGAGCGGGTGTTGCCCCTCGTCGACGTCGTCGTCGCCTCCGGGGAGGACGTCCGGCCGGCCGGCTTCGCCGGCGACCCGCCGGAACTCGCGCGGTCGCTCGTGGCGGCGGGCGCCCACACCGCCGTCCTGACGCGCGGCGCCGCGGGCGCGTACGGCTTCGCGACGGACGACGCGCCCTGGGGCGGCGCGGAGGCGGACCACGGCGGTTTCCCGGTCGATGCGGTCGACACCACCGGCGCGGGCGACGCCTTCACGGCGGGCGCGGTCACGGCGCTCTCGGAGGGCCGCCCGTTCGCGGACGCCCTCGCGTACGCGAACGCCGTGGCCGCGGCGTCGACGACGGCCGAGGGGGCGATGACCGCGCTCCCCGACCGGGAGGCCGTCGAGGGGTTGCTCGCCGGGGAGTGA
- a CDS encoding PAS domain S-box protein, translated as MAVDTIAVLAGASFLSAALCVAVVPAVHRATRGSPGHVRTLATGTLVAAGLWAFAHGSALSATTLAAQETWTTIGLAVGAPLVTCWFALAYHRSRPGGRLGRRTAALLAVEPTVAAVGALSAGDWYVAGTTVVSVDGALLSVPAPGVGLRLHAAYTAAVVVAGAASLGREALDGGRDAHGRAALLVAAALVPGVTWGLWLLDVPGPFAVDYTPISLGVSALYVYVATRRYGLFGRRSVARDAVFDGLRDAVVVLDDRGAITDANPAACRLFGVTDGDLGRRAGAVLPEGVPVERPAEDDERATVRLTADGEERFLEPRWTPLPTAGAGTVVSFRDVTERRRVERCYRAYVEHSRDVVVVADADGMLEYVSPAVERVLGRDPERMEGTPITDHIHPDDRRDVAAPFAEALDTPGESVRVTFRGRHADGGWRTLEGVGVNGFEDPRVGGFLVSLRDTTTRDRYDQRLKVLTRVLRHDLRNELNVVLGYARALADADREAVARKGTTIRRAAERLAELGERVRGVDRTLRDADHGGRPVYVSEVVEAVADLAGERYPRATVTTDCEERVAAYADGLLATALWNVVENGIVHNDGASPTVAISATTECGTLELRVRDDGPGIPPAERSAVEAGRETQLEHASGLGLWLVRWALDGVDGELAFPSTDAGGAVVLRLRAADPAEAEDAPATSPAEWAGVGGRRDVERPGGTGAAGTD; from the coding sequence ATGGCCGTCGACACGATAGCGGTCCTCGCGGGCGCGTCGTTCCTCTCCGCGGCGCTCTGTGTCGCCGTCGTCCCGGCGGTCCACCGGGCGACCCGGGGGAGCCCCGGCCACGTCCGGACGCTCGCGACCGGGACGCTGGTCGCGGCCGGGCTGTGGGCGTTCGCGCACGGCTCCGCGCTGAGCGCGACGACGCTCGCGGCCCAGGAGACGTGGACGACCATCGGCCTCGCCGTCGGCGCCCCGCTCGTCACCTGCTGGTTCGCGCTGGCGTACCATCGGAGCCGCCCCGGGGGACGGCTCGGCCGCCGGACCGCCGCCCTGCTCGCCGTCGAGCCGACCGTCGCGGCGGTGGGGGCGCTCTCGGCGGGCGACTGGTACGTGGCGGGGACGACGGTCGTGAGCGTCGACGGGGCGTTGCTCTCGGTGCCGGCGCCGGGCGTCGGCCTCCGTCTCCACGCGGCCTACACCGCTGCAGTCGTGGTCGCGGGCGCGGCGTCGCTCGGCCGCGAAGCGCTGGACGGCGGCCGGGACGCCCACGGGCGCGCCGCGCTCCTCGTCGCCGCCGCGCTCGTCCCCGGCGTGACGTGGGGCCTCTGGCTGCTCGACGTGCCGGGGCCGTTCGCGGTCGACTACACGCCGATCTCGCTCGGCGTCTCGGCGCTCTACGTGTACGTCGCCACCCGCAGGTACGGGCTGTTCGGCCGCCGGTCGGTCGCCCGGGACGCGGTGTTCGACGGCCTCCGGGACGCGGTGGTCGTCCTCGACGACCGGGGGGCGATCACGGACGCGAACCCGGCAGCCTGCCGACTGTTCGGGGTGACCGACGGGGATCTGGGCCGACGCGCGGGGGCGGTGCTGCCCGAGGGAGTCCCGGTCGAGCGGCCGGCCGAGGACGACGAACGCGCAACCGTCCGGCTGACGGCGGACGGCGAGGAGCGGTTCCTCGAACCGCGGTGGACGCCGCTCCCGACCGCGGGTGCCGGCACCGTCGTGTCCTTCCGGGACGTGACCGAGCGCCGGCGCGTCGAGCGTTGCTACCGGGCCTACGTCGAACACAGCCGCGACGTCGTCGTCGTGGCCGACGCGGACGGGATGCTGGAGTACGTCAGCCCGGCGGTCGAGCGCGTGCTCGGCCGCGATCCGGAGCGGATGGAGGGGACGCCCATCACCGACCACATCCACCCGGACGATCGGCGCGACGTCGCCGCGCCGTTCGCCGAGGCGCTCGACACGCCGGGCGAGAGCGTCCGCGTGACGTTCCGCGGTCGCCACGCCGACGGCGGGTGGCGGACCCTCGAGGGCGTGGGCGTGAACGGCTTCGAGGACCCGCGCGTCGGCGGCTTCCTCGTCTCGCTCCGGGACACGACCACCAGGGACCGCTACGACCAGCGACTGAAGGTGCTCACCCGCGTGCTCAGACACGACCTCCGGAACGAACTGAACGTCGTTCTCGGGTACGCCCGCGCGCTCGCCGACGCCGACCGGGAGGCGGTCGCACGCAAGGGGACCACCATCCGTCGCGCGGCCGAACGACTCGCCGAACTCGGCGAGCGCGTGCGCGGCGTGGACCGGACGCTCCGCGACGCGGACCACGGCGGCCGGCCGGTGTACGTCAGCGAGGTCGTCGAGGCGGTGGCGGACCTGGCGGGCGAGCGCTACCCCCGGGCGACGGTGACGACCGACTGCGAGGAGCGGGTCGCGGCCTACGCCGACGGCCTGCTCGCGACGGCGCTGTGGAACGTCGTCGAGAACGGCATCGTCCACAACGACGGCGCCTCGCCGACGGTCGCTATCTCCGCCACGACGGAGTGTGGCACGCTCGAACTCCGCGTCCGGGACGACGGACCCGGCATCCCCCCGGCCGAACGGTCCGCCGTCGAGGCCGGGAGGGAGACGCAGCTCGAACACGCGAGCGGGCTCGGCCTCTGGCTCGTCCGCTGGGCGCTGGACGGCGTCGACGGCGAACTGGCGTTCCCGTCGACCGACGCCGGCGGGGCGGTCGTCCTCCGACTCCGCGCGGCCGACCCCGCCGAGGCCGAGGACGCGCCGGCGACTTCGCCGGCGGAGTGGGCCGGGGTCGGCGGACGCCGGGACGTCGAACGGCCGGGGGGAACCGGCGCGGCGGGGACCGACTAA
- a CDS encoding acyl-CoA dehydrogenase family protein: protein MNFDLPAEHAMVKNQVREFCEEEIAPLAQEIEDEHRFPEEPFDQLADLDMLGVPVDEEWGGLGGDQLMYALVTEELGRVSGGIGLSYAAHVSLASKPIELFGTDEQKERWLRPLAEGEYLGSWALTEPGSGSDASSMETTARKEGDEWVLNGTKQFITNANVAGSVLVKAVTDPDAGYDGISTFIVDPRNDDGFEVTTVWDKMGLNCSPTCEIQFDDVRLPADRLLGEEGEGWTQTKKTLDGGRVSIAALSVGLAQGAFEAAKEYAGEREQFGQPIAKFDAIRDKIVGMHRKTERARLLTHRAATLYDEGESITRESALAKLDASEAAREVAEDAVQTLGGYGYTTDFAPQRFYRDAKLMEIGEGTSEIQHVVIGRELGL, encoded by the coding sequence ATGAATTTCGACCTGCCCGCGGAACACGCCATGGTGAAGAACCAGGTCCGCGAGTTCTGCGAGGAGGAGATCGCCCCCCTCGCCCAGGAGATCGAGGACGAGCACCGCTTCCCCGAGGAGCCGTTCGACCAGCTCGCCGACCTCGACATGCTCGGCGTCCCCGTCGACGAGGAGTGGGGCGGGCTCGGCGGCGACCAGCTCATGTACGCCCTGGTCACCGAGGAGCTCGGCCGGGTCTCGGGCGGCATCGGCCTCTCGTACGCCGCACACGTCTCGCTCGCCTCCAAGCCGATCGAGCTGTTCGGCACCGACGAGCAGAAGGAGCGCTGGCTCCGCCCGCTCGCGGAGGGCGAGTACCTCGGCTCCTGGGCGCTCACCGAACCCGGCTCCGGCTCCGACGCCTCGAGCATGGAGACCACCGCACGGAAGGAGGGCGACGAGTGGGTGCTGAACGGCACCAAGCAGTTCATCACGAACGCCAACGTCGCCGGCTCCGTACTCGTGAAGGCCGTCACCGACCCCGACGCGGGCTACGACGGCATCTCGACGTTCATCGTCGACCCGCGGAACGACGACGGCTTCGAGGTGACGACGGTGTGGGACAAGATGGGCCTGAACTGCTCGCCCACCTGCGAGATCCAGTTCGACGACGTGCGCCTCCCCGCGGACCGCCTGCTCGGCGAGGAGGGCGAGGGGTGGACGCAGACGAAGAAGACGCTCGACGGCGGCCGGGTCTCGATCGCCGCGCTGTCGGTCGGACTCGCGCAGGGCGCCTTCGAGGCCGCCAAGGAGTACGCCGGCGAGCGCGAGCAGTTCGGCCAGCCGATCGCGAAGTTCGACGCCATCCGCGACAAGATCGTCGGCATGCACCGCAAGACCGAGCGCGCACGCCTGCTCACCCACAGGGCGGCGACGCTGTACGACGAGGGCGAGTCGATCACCCGCGAGTCCGCGCTCGCGAAACTCGACGCGAGCGAGGCCGCCCGCGAGGTCGCCGAGGACGCCGTCCAGACGCTCGGCGGCTACGGCTACACCACCGACTTCGCGCCCCAGCGCTTCTACCGCGACGCGAAGCTGATGGAGATCGGCGAGGGTACGAGCGAGATCCAGCACGTCGTCATCGGGCGCGAACTCGGCCTCTGA
- a CDS encoding RIO1 family regulatory kinase/ATPase domain-containing protein, which translates to MELRRFVRGNVEWSRLEAIARDLAERYGPGEARVRFLEADNWLSTPFVLEVGDDEYFVKVISRQNSLVHALFTTGRNLGAFTSGTEGFFEHFGTPYQMAQHELEATERMREVGLNAPEPVEALEMDGLGVLVLEYLPAFRPLDELDVADARDLAPELFRALNVMHEHGLAHGDLRAENVLVLDGEIYLIDATNVRGAGEDEEEGPTASKHAGEDARRYDLACGLAALEPLVGAPAAVEAALSAYPMADLLDALEYLDFVRVRPDHDFDGPALKGEIEKRADADEGPPAAP; encoded by the coding sequence ATGGAACTTCGCCGGTTCGTCCGGGGCAACGTCGAGTGGTCGCGGCTGGAGGCGATCGCCCGCGACCTCGCCGAGCGGTACGGCCCCGGCGAGGCCCGCGTCCGCTTCCTCGAGGCGGACAACTGGCTCTCGACGCCGTTCGTCCTCGAGGTCGGCGACGACGAGTACTTCGTGAAGGTCATCTCGAGGCAGAACTCGCTCGTCCACGCGCTGTTCACCACCGGCCGGAACCTCGGGGCGTTCACCTCCGGGACGGAGGGGTTCTTCGAGCACTTCGGCACCCCCTACCAGATGGCCCAGCACGAACTCGAGGCGACCGAGCGGATGCGCGAGGTCGGGCTGAACGCCCCCGAACCGGTCGAGGCGCTGGAGATGGACGGCCTCGGCGTGCTCGTGCTGGAGTACCTCCCCGCCTTCCGCCCGCTGGACGAACTCGACGTCGCGGACGCGCGGGACCTGGCGCCCGAACTGTTCCGGGCGCTCAACGTGATGCACGAGCACGGACTCGCCCACGGCGACCTCCGGGCCGAGAACGTCCTCGTCCTCGACGGCGAGATCTACCTCATCGACGCGACGAACGTCCGCGGGGCGGGTGAGGACGAGGAGGAGGGGCCGACCGCCTCGAAGCACGCGGGCGAGGACGCCCGCCGATACGACCTCGCGTGCGGGCTCGCTGCGCTGGAACCGCTGGTCGGCGCCCCGGCGGCCGTCGAGGCGGCGCTGTCGGCCTACCCGATGGCGGACCTGCTGGACGCCCTGGAGTATCTCGACTTCGTCCGCGTGCGTCCGGACCACGACTTCGACGGCCCGGCGCTGAAGGGGGAGATCGAGAAGCGGGCCGACGCGGACGAGGGGCCTCCTGCCGCGCCGTAG
- a CDS encoding DUF4112 domain-containing protein, with protein sequence MDRTTAEALDRADEAALRRVRTVAGLMDEAVRVPGTSFKVGLDPILGAVPGAGDAVAAGISLYIVAEAANLGVPLTTIVKMLANVTVDAVGGSVPVVGVLFDAYWKANKWNVATIEEFLGVESGDEGEHADEPVTIDVREMD encoded by the coding sequence ATGGACCGGACCACAGCGGAGGCGCTCGATCGGGCGGACGAGGCGGCGCTCCGGCGCGTCCGAACCGTCGCGGGTCTGATGGACGAGGCGGTGCGCGTGCCCGGCACCTCGTTCAAGGTCGGCCTCGACCCGATTCTCGGCGCCGTCCCGGGCGCCGGCGACGCGGTCGCGGCGGGCATCTCGCTGTACATCGTCGCCGAGGCCGCGAACCTCGGCGTCCCGCTCACGACGATCGTGAAGATGCTGGCGAACGTCACGGTGGACGCGGTCGGCGGCTCCGTCCCGGTCGTGGGCGTGCTGTTCGACGCTTACTGGAAGGCGAACAAGTGGAACGTCGCGACCATCGAGGAGTTCCTCGGCGTCGAGTCCGGGGACGAGGGGGAGCACGCCGACGAACCGGTCACCATCGACGTCCGCGAGATGGACTGA